A window of Streptomyces profundus genomic DNA:
TTCGCGATGATCAGGGCGCGCTTCGCCACGGGTCACTCCTGGTGGCGGCGGAGGAACTCCTCCAGGGCGCGTTGCCGCATCTCGTCGGAGGAGGCGGTGAGTTCGATCTCGTCGTCGCCGATCCTGATGCGGATGGTGCCGGTTCGGCGGCGGGCCAGCCAGTCCTGGACGAGGCCGACGAGCACGGGGAGCAGGGCGCCGCTGCCGCCGAGGCCGATCACCAGCGCGCTCAGCTCAAGGGCTCCCGGGCCGCGCGCGCCCGAAGGCGGCGCCGGCGCGGTGGGACGCTCGATGCTCGCCACGTCCAGCTGGCTCAACTCGTCGATGAGGTACTGGAGTTGTTCTTCGGCGTGGGCACGGTCGCCGACTCCCGTGTCCAGCACCAGGTGGATCGGAATGCCCGCCGTTGTCACCGCGCCTCCCCCGTTCGCGCCCCAAGG
This region includes:
- a CDS encoding effector-associated constant component EACC1 produces the protein MTTAGIPIHLVLDTGVGDRAHAEEQLQYLIDELSQLDVASIERPTAPAPPSGARGPGALELSALVIGLGGSGALLPVLVGLVQDWLARRRTGTIRIRIGDDEIELTASSDEMRQRALEEFLRRHQE